A stretch of DNA from Candidatus Eremiobacteraceae bacterium:
CAAGTTAATAAGGGCGAGAGCCGACGTCCGTGCGAGGAACCGGCGTGGTGCTGAACCGCTTCATGCCGCCGCATTCGGAAGTCCCGGTTCGGCAAGGTGGGATCCGACAGCACAAGCGGCGACGATTGCGTGCCTTATTGAAGCCGGCGCAGATCCGAACGCCCAGAATATGGACGGCGCCACTCCACTGCACCGCGCCGTTCGAACGCGTTGTGCGGGCGCGGTACGTGCTCTTCTCGACCATGGGGCGAATCCAGCGATCCGGAACAAGAACGGTTCGACTGCCATGAATCTGGCCTTGCATACTACAGGACGCCCCGGGTCCGGCTCACCCGAGGCGAAAGTTCAGCAACAAGAGATTCTGCTGTTACTAAAAGCGTATAGAAAATAAGACCGGTCTTCAGGCTATCCGCCGGTTAGCACACGTGCGACTCGATCACGTGGCAGCTATGGCCGGCGGTCGAATTTTTGCGCCCATGATGAGCATCCAGAGCATGATCGCGATCTCTGCGAAAAACAGGGGCTGCGAATACGTGAAAACCGTGTCTTGGTATTGCGGTGCGAACAGTCCCGTCAAGCTGAGGATGGGCCAGGCGAAGCCTTCGGCGATCAGCCATATGCCCAGAAAGCGCGGCAGAAAGCCCGACCGAATCACGAGTATGCCGAACGGGAAGAGCCAGAGCCCAGCAAATATCAAGCTGACGACGTTTCCTTGGGAGTGTAGATGGATGAACAACATTGCGAGCGCGTCGAGCTGCGCCTTCGAGAACACGCCAAGGTAGTCGCTGCCGTTCACGAGCGTCAGCGCCGCGATCCAGTTGAGCGAGTTGAGAAAGTAAATGGGAGTCTGCATCAGCCCTCCCAAGACCACCAGCATTGCAGCGAGGTCCTGGTCGACGCTCTTGAACAGCCGGTAAAGCGCGAACACGAGGAAAAGAAAAACGGTTCCGCTCACCAGATCGCCGAGGATGCCCAGACGAAATACCGTCTCGTGAGCCAAGATGTGAGCGGCGGTCGCGGCGGCGTTATCGCTCACGATAATAGTGTTGGGAACGTATATGAGGCTAAACGGGCCAATAGCGATCAAAAGGAGATAGAGGACTCCCGCGATACGCGCAGCTTTATCGATTGGATGCAACCTTCTTTCTCCTCTGTGACTCCGCTATCGCCGCGAAGCCGCCTTTGTTTCAGTCGACGCGCGCAGCCCCGGTCTAGGGAGACATTCAAACGGAGTTCGGTTGCGCGCGTGGCGGAACCTAGCCCACGCCCGGTAAGTCATCGGCATTCAACCAGTTGACCGTAACGGGCGCCGATTCAGGTCGCTGGCGCACGGCCGCGGCCGCTACATGTCTTGCGCTCGGCCGATGTAAGAATAACGTCCAGCTCCCGATCGGCATTGGCTGATCGTTTTCGCCGAAACTTATGGTCGATCGTTCCGGCGCAGACGCAATCCCCTTTCCGATGCCCTTGAGATATGCTTCCTTCAATACCCATTGCTCGTAGAATCGTTCGTTTCGCCGATCCGTAGGTACACTCTCCAGAAATGATCGCGCCCGCACAGCCAGAAAATGCCGGGCCATTTGGTCGACGTCGACGATGCGTGACGTATCCTCCGCGTCCACCCCCACGTCGCCTGCGCGGGATACCAAGCAAACCACCAGGCCTGCGGTGTGCGCCAGATTAAATCGTAGGGATGTGAATTCGGCCGGTCTCGTGATCTTCGGCTTGCCGTACATGTTCCTGCCAAAACGCCAGTCGGACGGATCGACGCCGGTGTACCGCGACAGCGTCGCGCGACACAACGCTCTCGCCGCGATGTACTCGTGTCGCAACCGTTCCGTTTGAAGTTTTTCCCAGTGCGACCGTTCGTCGCCCGATAACCAGGAGGAGCATCCTTCCTGCAGTCCGCTGGGAGAGATCTCGTCTGGACGAAGTTGCCACGCAACTGCGGTGGCAAGCAGGTCATGCCATCCGGATCTCGCGCTGGGCGTCATACCTTTCCCATTCGCTAGAATTGAACACCACACATCGTGTATATTATTCTAGCTCTATCGCATACGAGATCATCGGCCTTTCGGCTCGTGCCTGCCATAGCGGAAAAGCGTATACTTTAATCCAACGCGCTCGCGCCTGACAATACCAGCCGGTTACAACGCGGCTTTATTCGTGTCGCCCGACCGACAGAGTGAGAATCGTGGACATAAATGACGGCCCTGCGCCGAAGGACCCAGGACGATCGCATCGATCGACGGGCGCTCCGTGATCGCTAATCGCGCCGATTCAATTCCAGCTCGGATCGCTCGCCGCGCGGCGGTCGCGCCCAACCACATCGCTGTTGTGGATGGAACATCTCAGCTGACCTATGGGGAGCTCGATCGTCAATCGAGTCTGTTGGCGGCACGACTGCAGGAAGCCGGCGCGGCGCAAGATCGTTGCATCGGACTGCTGCTCGAGCGCTCGGCCCAGTTCATCGTCTCCGCACTAGCAGTGATGAAAAGCGCAGCCGCTTACGTTCCGCTGGATCCGGCCGCCCCTACTGCTCGAATTGCAGCGATTCTCGCCGACGCTGGGGCGATGGCGCTGTTGACGAATTCGCGCAATATTCGGAGTGCTCCGGCGGGCTCATGGCAGGTGCTGGAAATCGAAAGCCTCGGCAACGCCGGCTCGACCGCTCTCAAAGAATTCGAATCCGATCCGGAGAGTCTGGCCTACGTGATCTACACGTCTGGCTCGACGGGACAGCCCAAAGGCGTCGAAATAACCCATGAAAATCTTGGAAACCTGATCGATTGGCACCGCTCGGCATTCAACGTCACTCCTTTCGACCGCGCCAGCCAAATCGCCAGCGTCGGATTTGACGCGGTCGTCTGGGAGATATGGCCGTATCTCACGTCAGGCGCCAGCGTGCATATCGCTGATGAAGTGACTCGGCGTTCGTCGGAGGCGATTCGCGACTGGATCGTCGCGGAAAAAATCACCATCGGGTTCATCCCGACCGCTCTTGCCGAGCAGCTGCTGCGGACAAGCTGGCCTGTCGAGACCGCTCTGCGCACGTTGCTGACCGGCGGCGATGCACTGCACGGCCGGCCCGTTGCAGGGCTGCCTTTTGTCGTGATAAACAACTACGGCCCGACGGAATGCACTGTGGTCGCGACCTCAGGGACTGTGTCGCTGGACGGGGATTCCAGCAGCCCGCCATCCATTGGACAGCCGATCGCGAACGCAATAGCCCTGATCCTCGACGACGCGTTGGAACCGGTCGCACCCGGTGAAGCCGGTGAACTCTGCCTCGGCGGCGCGCTCGTCGGCCGAGGTTACCGGAACCGCCCGGAGCTCAC
This window harbors:
- a CDS encoding DUF4386 domain-containing protein; the encoded protein is MHPIDKAARIAGVLYLLLIAIGPFSLIYVPNTIIVSDNAAATAAHILAHETVFRLGILGDLVSGTVFLFLVFALYRLFKSVDQDLAAMLVVLGGLMQTPIYFLNSLNWIAALTLVNGSDYLGVFSKAQLDALAMLFIHLHSQGNVVSLIFAGLWLFPFGILVIRSGFLPRFLGIWLIAEGFAWPILSLTGLFAPQYQDTVFTYSQPLFFAEIAIMLWMLIMGAKIRPPAIAAT
- a CDS encoding 4'-phosphopantetheinyl transferase superfamily protein, which translates into the protein MTPSARSGWHDLLATAVAWQLRPDEISPSGLQEGCSSWLSGDERSHWEKLQTERLRHEYIAARALCRATLSRYTGVDPSDWRFGRNMYGKPKITRPAEFTSLRFNLAHTAGLVVCLVSRAGDVGVDAEDTSRIVDVDQMARHFLAVRARSFLESVPTDRRNERFYEQWVLKEAYLKGIGKGIASAPERSTISFGENDQPMPIGSWTLFLHRPSARHVAAAAVRQRPESAPVTVNWLNADDLPGVG
- a CDS encoding non-ribosomal peptide synthetase, whose translation is MIANRADSIPARIARRAAVAPNHIAVVDGTSQLTYGELDRQSSLLAARLQEAGAAQDRCIGLLLERSAQFIVSALAVMKSAAAYVPLDPAAPTARIAAILADAGAMALLTNSRNIRSAPAGSWQVLEIESLGNAGSTALKEFESDPESLAYVIYTSGSTGQPKGVEITHENLGNLIDWHRSAFNVTPFDRASQIASVGFDAVVWEIWPYLTSGASVHIADEVTRRSSEAIRDWIVAEKITIGFIPTALAEQLLRTSWPVETALRTLLTGGDALHGRPVAGLPFVVINNYGPTECTVVATSGTVSLDGDSSSPPSIGQPIANAIALILDDALEPVAPGEAGELCLGGALVGRGYRNRPELTASRFVTYSSAFGDRQRIYRTGDRARLLENGEIAFIGRIDDQVKIRGFRIELGEIVASLNSFAGIEASAVSVRDIGDGAPTLVAYVVPGRDTVLTNSALREFLTARLPDYMVPAFFVSLPELPTLANGKFDKSSLPAPSIENLLPDRAPSSDPTDGSNALQHRISALVASMLGRPSIEPEENFFMVGGHSMLGAELVARIRETFGVNLTLRQLFTSPTVAALSAEVAQLTKAAQ